The Streptomyces sp. NBC_00162 genome window below encodes:
- a CDS encoding ABC transporter permease subunit has protein sequence MGDLLVFVLSGLVSGALYALLASGLVLSYSASGLFNFAHGATAYLCALTFYELHSGLGWPAVPAALLVVFVLAPGLGWGLDRLMFRRLARVGETAQIVATIGLLVALPAAGLWAVELLADAGAPVKPAENQFGLPGVGPSPAKSWQLAEGVGIDSDQLITWVVTAVVAIALWVLMRHTRLGLLLRAAVDNRSLTELRGISADRLSSVAWMIASGLAGLAGVLATPLLGLSAHDFTLFLFVSATAAVIGRFASVPLAFAGGLGLGVLQNLVAGYASFAEGITGFRTAVPFLILFGGLLVLTRRARTAGTAAVDAPPVDHLAGASWGRRWGVWAAGAVVVCVAFYTVTTPFWSGLLAQGLAIGLVFMSFTVVTGLGAMVSLAQATFVTGAALVAGLLMSRGCPFVAALAVGTCAAALLGALVALPALRLGGRSLALATLALAFLADQVLFQLRWLRNGDSGWSIPRPVFGPVDLSDDRALGVALVVLVAVVAAGLSALRSSPSGRAMLAVRSAPAAAMASGVSVLRTKLLLFTLSAGLAGFGGVMYASFNTRITATDFTAMTGLVWLAVVVAAGVRRPQYAVVAGLVFAVAPRLLSDYVTASAHLPVILFGLAGLALANDPDGYCAAVPVRLARRRAAGPAEAPPPKPSASNSPSYRWEGPPGGAEIALRAIPPQPHPAAPALELRSVTAGYDGGLVLHGVDLAVRRGEILAVLGPNGAGKSTACRVAAGLLPVTGGEVRVHGRDATPDGAVRRARAGVVLAPEGRGIFPALTIEENLALYLREADARAAVYDRFPRLGERRGVAAGALSGGEQQMLALAPLLQRPPEVLIADEPSLGLAPRVVEEVYALLTELRDAGTALLLVEEKAAEILGIADTVAYLSQGRVSWCGPRAEVEADRLTEAYLGMAT, from the coding sequence ATGGGAGATCTGCTCGTCTTCGTACTGAGCGGTCTGGTCTCCGGCGCCCTGTACGCACTGCTCGCCAGCGGGCTGGTGCTGTCGTACTCGGCGTCCGGGCTGTTCAACTTCGCGCACGGGGCCACGGCCTACCTCTGCGCGCTCACCTTCTACGAGTTGCACTCGGGCCTGGGCTGGCCGGCCGTGCCGGCGGCGCTGCTGGTGGTGTTCGTCCTGGCGCCCGGCCTCGGCTGGGGGCTGGACCGGCTGATGTTCCGGCGGCTCGCGCGGGTCGGCGAGACGGCGCAGATCGTGGCGACCATCGGGCTGCTGGTGGCCCTGCCGGCCGCCGGATTGTGGGCGGTGGAGCTGCTCGCGGACGCGGGCGCGCCCGTGAAGCCGGCCGAGAACCAGTTCGGGCTGCCGGGCGTCGGGCCGAGCCCGGCGAAGTCCTGGCAGCTCGCGGAGGGCGTCGGCATCGACTCCGATCAGCTGATCACCTGGGTGGTGACGGCGGTGGTGGCGATCGCCCTGTGGGTGCTGATGCGGCACACCCGGCTCGGGCTGCTGCTGCGGGCCGCCGTCGACAACCGCTCGCTGACCGAGCTGCGCGGGATCAGCGCCGACCGGCTCTCGTCGGTGGCCTGGATGATCGCGTCAGGGCTGGCCGGGCTGGCGGGCGTGCTGGCGACGCCGCTGCTGGGACTGTCCGCACACGATTTCACGCTGTTCCTGTTCGTCTCGGCGACGGCGGCGGTCATCGGGCGGTTCGCGTCCGTGCCGCTCGCCTTCGCGGGCGGGCTGGGTCTGGGGGTCCTGCAGAACCTGGTGGCCGGGTACGCGTCCTTCGCCGAGGGCATCACCGGCTTCCGCACGGCGGTGCCGTTCCTGATCCTGTTCGGGGGCCTGCTGGTGCTGACGCGCAGGGCGCGGACGGCGGGGACCGCGGCCGTGGACGCGCCGCCGGTGGACCATCTGGCCGGGGCCTCGTGGGGACGGCGCTGGGGCGTGTGGGCAGCGGGCGCGGTGGTGGTGTGCGTCGCCTTCTACACCGTGACCACGCCGTTCTGGAGCGGGCTGCTGGCACAGGGGCTGGCCATCGGGCTGGTGTTCATGTCCTTCACCGTGGTGACCGGGCTGGGGGCGATGGTCTCGCTGGCCCAGGCCACCTTCGTGACCGGCGCGGCGCTGGTGGCCGGACTGCTGATGAGCCGGGGCTGTCCGTTCGTGGCGGCGCTGGCCGTGGGGACGTGCGCGGCCGCCCTGCTGGGGGCCCTGGTCGCCCTGCCTGCGCTGCGGCTGGGCGGGCGGTCGCTGGCACTGGCGACTCTGGCGCTGGCGTTCCTGGCCGACCAGGTGCTGTTCCAGCTGCGATGGCTGCGGAACGGGGATTCCGGGTGGTCGATCCCGAGGCCGGTGTTCGGGCCGGTGGACCTGTCCGACGACCGGGCGCTGGGGGTGGCCCTGGTGGTGCTGGTCGCGGTGGTGGCCGCCGGGCTGAGCGCGCTGCGGAGCTCCCCGTCGGGTAGGGCGATGCTGGCCGTACGGTCGGCGCCCGCGGCGGCTATGGCCTCGGGGGTGTCCGTCCTGCGGACGAAGCTGCTGCTGTTCACCCTGTCGGCGGGGCTGGCCGGGTTCGGCGGCGTGATGTACGCATCGTTCAACACCCGGATCACGGCCACGGACTTCACGGCGATGACGGGGCTGGTGTGGCTGGCGGTGGTGGTCGCGGCGGGTGTTCGGCGGCCGCAGTACGCGGTGGTCGCGGGGCTGGTGTTCGCCGTTGCGCCGCGGCTGCTGTCGGACTACGTGACGGCGTCGGCCCACCTGCCGGTGATCCTGTTCGGCCTGGCGGGGCTGGCGCTGGCCAACGATCCCGACGGGTACTGCGCGGCCGTTCCGGTGCGGTTGGCGCGGCGGCGGGCAGCGGGCCCCGCAGAGGCTCCGCCCCCGAAACCCAGCGCCTCAAACTCCCCCAGCTACCGCTGGGAGGGGCCCCCAGGCGGGGCTGAAATCGCCCTCCGGGCAATCCCGCCCCAGCCACATCCAGCCGCGCCCGCGCTCGAGCTGCGCAGCGTAACGGCCGGGTACGACGGGGGACTCGTGCTGCACGGGGTCGATCTCGCCGTCCGGCGAGGGGAGATCCTCGCCGTGCTCGGGCCCAACGGGGCCGGGAAGAGCACCGCGTGCCGGGTCGCCGCCGGGCTGCTGCCCGTCACCGGCGGCGAGGTGCGCGTACACGGGCGGGACGCCACCCCCGACGGCGCCGTGCGGCGGGCACGGGCCGGGGTGGTCCTCGCCCCCGAAGGGCGGGGGATCTTCCCGGCGCTCACCATCGAGGAGAACCTGGCCCTGTACCTGCGGGAGGCCGACGCCCGGGCCGCCGTCTACGACCGCTTCCCGCGGCTCGGGGAACGGCGGGGGGTGGCCGCCGGGGCCCTGTCCGGCGGGGAGCAGCAGATGCTGGCCCTGGCGCCGCTGTTGCAGCGCCCGCCCGAGGTGCTGATCGCGGACGAGCCCTCCCTCGGGCTCGCCCCGCGCGTGGTGGAGGAGGTGTACGCGCTGCTCACCGAACTCCGCGACGCCGGGACCGCGCTGCTGCTGGTCGAGGAGAAGGCGGCGGAGATCCTCGGGATCGCCGACACCGTGGCCTACCTCTCCCAGGGCCGGGTCTCCTGGTGCGGTCCGCGCGCCGAGGTGGAGGCGGACCGGCTCACCGAGGCCTACCTGGGGATGGCGACATGA
- a CDS encoding aldo/keto reductase, protein MNQVPTVKLNNGSLMPQLGFGVWQVPDAEAERAVATALQAGYRSIDTAAVYGNEAGTGRGVAASGVAREELFVTTKLWNGPKQTWNRDAVLRAFDDSLRKLGLEHIDLYLIHWPRPMRDDFVAIWQTFEEIAASGRARAVGVSNFRPADLDRLAGTSALVPAVNQIELHPLFPQDELRAVHAERGIATEAWSPLGQGKELLTLPEVAGIAAKHGRSAAQVVLRWHLQHGNIVIPKSVTPARIRENLDVFGFALDAADIAALDALGAGAAARRIGPDPAVFDV, encoded by the coding sequence GTGAACCAGGTCCCCACCGTCAAGCTCAACAACGGCTCGCTCATGCCCCAGCTCGGCTTCGGTGTCTGGCAGGTGCCGGACGCGGAGGCGGAGCGGGCCGTCGCGACCGCGCTGCAGGCGGGCTACCGCAGCATCGACACGGCGGCGGTCTACGGCAACGAGGCCGGCACCGGCAGGGGCGTCGCCGCCTCCGGGGTGGCGCGCGAGGAGCTGTTCGTCACCACGAAGCTGTGGAACGGACCGAAGCAGACCTGGAACCGGGACGCGGTGCTGCGCGCCTTCGACGATTCGCTCCGCAAGCTGGGCCTCGAGCACATCGACCTGTACCTGATCCACTGGCCGCGCCCGATGCGCGACGACTTCGTCGCCATCTGGCAGACCTTCGAGGAGATCGCGGCGAGCGGGCGGGCCAGGGCGGTCGGCGTGTCGAACTTCCGCCCGGCGGACCTGGACCGGCTGGCCGGGACGAGCGCGCTGGTGCCGGCCGTGAACCAGATCGAGCTGCACCCGCTGTTCCCGCAGGACGAGCTGCGCGCCGTGCACGCCGAGCGCGGGATCGCCACCGAGGCCTGGTCCCCGCTGGGCCAGGGCAAGGAGCTGCTGACGCTCCCGGAGGTGGCCGGGATCGCGGCCAAGCACGGGCGCAGCGCCGCGCAGGTGGTGCTGCGCTGGCACCTCCAGCACGGGAACATCGTGATCCCGAAGTCGGTGACCCCGGCCCGTATCCGGGAGAACCTGGACGTCTTCGGCTTCGCGCTGGACGCCGCCGACATCGCCGCGCTGGACGCCCTGGGCGCGGGCGCGGCGGCGCGGCGGATCGGTCCGGACCCGGCCGTCTTCGACGTGTGA
- a CDS encoding RICIN domain-containing protein has protein sequence MNLPEGVYRIRNVDSGLVLQLEGASRVRVGPDGPPAPEAARRWRISPVHSGGGIFHVVSEDNERRLDVANASTDSGARVQVWRANAFGAQEWIVEQHLDDPGVVSLIACISGLPLEADAEGRARQGEDSDSPTQWWRLEPV, from the coding sequence GTGAACCTTCCCGAAGGGGTCTACCGGATCCGCAACGTGGACAGTGGCCTGGTGCTCCAGCTGGAGGGCGCCTCCCGGGTACGGGTCGGCCCCGACGGGCCGCCCGCGCCGGAGGCCGCCCGCCGGTGGCGGATCTCGCCGGTGCACAGCGGCGGCGGGATCTTCCACGTGGTGAGCGAGGACAACGAGCGCCGCCTCGACGTCGCGAACGCCTCGACGGACAGCGGCGCCCGGGTGCAGGTGTGGCGGGCGAACGCCTTCGGCGCGCAGGAGTGGATCGTCGAGCAGCACCTGGACGATCCGGGCGTGGTGTCCCTGATCGCGTGCATCAGCGGCCTGCCCCTGGAGGCCGACGCCGAGGGCCGCGCCCGCCAGGGCGAGGACAGCGACTCCCCGACCCAGTGGTGGCGCCTGGAGCCTGTGTAG
- a CDS encoding 4a-hydroxytetrahydrobiopterin dehydratase gives MPSEPLSQKEIEDRLRELPGWAFENDRISRTYRLGTHFAASALVVHIATVQEELNHHSDLTLGYNTVRLSVNSHDAGGVVTANDFELAERVESLAPAHGAS, from the coding sequence ATGCCGAGTGAACCGCTGTCACAGAAGGAGATCGAGGACCGGTTGCGGGAACTGCCCGGCTGGGCCTTCGAGAACGACCGGATCTCCCGCACCTACCGGCTGGGCACGCACTTCGCGGCGAGCGCCCTGGTCGTCCACATCGCCACCGTCCAGGAGGAGTTGAACCACCACTCCGACCTGACGCTCGGCTACAACACGGTCCGCCTGTCGGTGAACAGCCACGACGCGGGAGGCGTGGTGACGGCCAACGACTTCGAGCTCGCCGAGCGGGTCGAATCCCTCGCCCCGGCCCACGGCGCGAGCTGA
- a CDS encoding hydroxysqualene dehydroxylase — MASTGSSRRTFIAGTAAAAAGAGALSAGVTAAPAAAATPPNGRRVAVLGGGVAGLTAAHELAERGYAVTVYERRALGGKARSMDVPGSARGGRRPLPAEHGFRFIPGIFHNLPDTMRRIPFPGNANGVWDNLVAPREMMFARAAGREDLRGPIPWPEHSPAELTPDELRRALTGILQSLVRLPLHETAYFVNRVLVFLTSCDERRNEVWEHTPWWDFVRAAQMSAEYQRILAIGITRNIVATKAEEASTRTVGTLGEAFVFNLLGRGADGPPDRILNLPTNEAWIDPWEAHLRSLGVEFKIGWTVREVQYGNGRVSGVAALDPTGARQTVTADHYVSALPVEHARRTWSTALRAADPMLGRCDKLETDWMTGIQFYLTERAPLVHGHLNCIDSPWSLTAIQQAEHWPSRNFPADYGDGAAVDCLSVDISEWDKPGILYGKTAKQCTREEVAREVWTQLKASLNDTGKTVLSDSALHSWFLDPGVDGLGTPNPTNQDELLIHPTGTFHNRPSAGTRIPNFFLSGDYVAVDIDLATMEGANASARAAVNSLLDHDGSKAARCTVQPLYRAPEVESAKRHDLWRYRLGLPNVFDLG; from the coding sequence ATGGCGAGCACAGGCAGTTCCAGACGTACGTTCATCGCGGGCACCGCGGCCGCCGCGGCCGGCGCCGGCGCCCTGTCGGCGGGCGTGACTGCAGCACCGGCCGCGGCCGCGACACCGCCGAACGGCCGGCGCGTCGCCGTCCTCGGCGGCGGGGTGGCCGGGCTGACCGCGGCGCACGAACTCGCCGAGCGCGGCTACGCCGTCACCGTGTACGAACGCCGGGCGCTCGGCGGCAAGGCCCGCAGCATGGACGTGCCCGGCAGCGCCCGGGGCGGCCGCCGGCCGCTGCCCGCCGAGCACGGCTTCCGCTTCATCCCCGGCATCTTCCACAACCTGCCCGACACCATGCGGCGCATCCCCTTCCCCGGGAACGCGAACGGCGTGTGGGACAACCTCGTCGCCCCGCGCGAGATGATGTTCGCCCGGGCGGCCGGCCGCGAGGACCTGCGCGGGCCCATCCCCTGGCCGGAGCACTCCCCCGCCGAGCTGACGCCCGACGAGCTCCGGCGCGCCCTCACCGGCATCCTGCAGTCGCTGGTCCGGCTGCCCCTGCACGAGACGGCGTACTTCGTGAACCGCGTGCTCGTCTTCCTCACCAGCTGTGACGAGCGGCGCAACGAGGTCTGGGAGCACACCCCTTGGTGGGACTTCGTGCGCGCCGCCCAGATGTCGGCCGAGTACCAGCGCATCCTCGCCATCGGCATCACCCGCAACATCGTGGCGACCAAGGCCGAGGAGGCCTCCACCCGGACGGTGGGCACCCTCGGCGAGGCCTTCGTCTTCAACCTGCTGGGCCGCGGGGCGGACGGTCCGCCGGACCGGATCCTCAACCTGCCCACCAACGAGGCGTGGATCGACCCGTGGGAGGCCCATCTACGCTCCCTCGGGGTGGAGTTCAAGATCGGCTGGACCGTACGGGAGGTGCAGTACGGGAACGGCCGGGTGAGCGGGGTCGCCGCCCTGGACCCGACCGGCGCGCGGCAGACCGTCACCGCCGACCACTACGTCTCGGCCCTGCCCGTCGAGCACGCCCGGCGCACCTGGAGCACCGCGCTGCGGGCCGCCGACCCGATGCTGGGGCGCTGCGACAAGCTGGAAACCGACTGGATGACCGGGATCCAGTTCTATCTCACCGAACGGGCCCCGCTGGTGCACGGCCACCTCAACTGCATCGACTCCCCCTGGTCGTTGACGGCGATCCAGCAGGCCGAGCACTGGCCCTCCCGGAACTTCCCGGCCGACTACGGCGACGGCGCCGCGGTCGACTGTCTGTCGGTGGACATCTCCGAGTGGGACAAGCCCGGGATCCTGTACGGGAAGACGGCCAAGCAGTGCACCCGCGAGGAGGTGGCGCGCGAGGTCTGGACGCAGCTGAAGGCCTCCCTGAACGACACCGGCAAGACGGTGCTGAGCGACTCCGCGCTGCACTCGTGGTTCCTGGATCCGGGCGTGGACGGGCTGGGCACCCCGAACCCGACCAACCAGGACGAGCTGCTGATCCACCCGACCGGCACCTTCCACAACCGGCCGAGCGCGGGCACCCGTATCCCCAACTTCTTCCTCAGCGGGGACTACGTGGCGGTCGACATCGACCTGGCCACGATGGAGGGGGCGAACGCATCGGCCCGGGCAGCGGTCAACTCCCTGCTGGACCACGACGGTTCGAAGGCCGCGCGGTGCACGGTCCAACCGCTGTACCGGGCGCCTGAGGTCGAGTCCGCCAAGCGGCACGACCTGTGGCGCTACCGTCTCGGCCTGCCGAACGTCTTCGATCTGGGCTGA
- a CDS encoding helix-turn-helix domain-containing protein, producing the protein MTTTMPTVGALLRTWRERRGISQLELAGRADSSSRHISFIETGRSRPSEEMVLRLADRLDVPVRERNALLLAAGYAPHYAQTALDDPSMETLREGIERLLTGYEPYPALVVDATYHVVAANRGILMLLDGLPEHLLTPPLNAMRITLHPEGLAPRIRNLKEWRGHLLAQMERQIALARSEPLRALYEEVSAYPVAERTGEAEPEEAVPYIALPLVIEHDGHVLSFVSSIATFNTPMDVTVAELAIETLLPADPATVKYLRSLGD; encoded by the coding sequence ATGACCACCACGATGCCCACGGTCGGCGCCCTGCTCCGTACCTGGCGGGAGCGGCGCGGCATCAGCCAGCTGGAGCTGGCGGGCCGCGCCGACTCCTCGTCGCGGCACATCAGCTTCATCGAGACCGGGCGGTCCCGGCCGAGCGAGGAGATGGTGCTGCGGCTCGCCGACCGCCTGGACGTGCCGGTGCGCGAGCGCAACGCCCTGCTGCTGGCGGCGGGTTATGCCCCGCACTACGCGCAGACCGCTCTGGACGACCCGTCGATGGAGACGCTGCGCGAGGGCATCGAGCGGCTGCTGACGGGGTACGAGCCCTACCCGGCGCTGGTGGTGGACGCCACGTACCACGTCGTCGCCGCAAACCGGGGCATCCTGATGCTGCTGGACGGGCTGCCGGAGCACCTGCTGACCCCGCCGCTGAACGCCATGCGGATCACCCTGCACCCCGAAGGCCTGGCTCCGCGGATCCGCAACCTCAAGGAGTGGCGCGGGCACCTGCTGGCGCAGATGGAGCGCCAGATCGCGCTGGCCCGGTCCGAGCCGCTGCGCGCGCTGTACGAGGAGGTGTCGGCCTATCCGGTCGCGGAGCGCACCGGCGAAGCCGAACCGGAGGAGGCGGTCCCGTACATCGCGCTCCCGCTGGTCATCGAACACGACGGCCACGTGCTGTCCTTCGTGTCGTCGATCGCGACCTTCAACACGCCGATGGACGTGACCGTCGCCGAGCTGGCCATCGAAACGCTGCTCCCGGCCGACCCGGCGACGGTGAAGTACCTTCGCTCACTCGGCGACTGA